A single genomic interval of Scatophagus argus isolate fScaArg1 chromosome 22, fScaArg1.pri, whole genome shotgun sequence harbors:
- the braf gene encoding serine/threonine-protein kinase B-raf isoform X1, with protein sequence MAALSSAESPPPVFNGDTAEREPGRERGLEELGAGLDSSCTPEIPGGPQDEEIWNIKQMIKLTQEHLEALLDKFGGEHNPPSIYLEAYEEYTSKLDALQQREQQLLEAMGNGTDFSCSPSPMPALLEVKMEGCGVGGGAQAFPSAPNTLAVLQTPTDAGRANPRSPQKPIVRVFLPNKQRTVVPARCGMTVRDSLKKALMMRGLIPECCAVYRIQDGEKKPIGWDTDISWLTGEELHVEVLENVPLTTHNFVRKTFFTLAFCDFCRKLLFQGFRCQTCGYKFHQRCSTEVPLMCVNYDQLDLLLVSKFFEHHPFTQEEVSSEGTTPVSEACPSLPPSDSTGSICHTTLSPSKSIPIPPSFRSSEEDHRNQFGQRDRSSSAPNVHINTIEPVNIDDLIRDQGLPRSDGAPPTHPARCLRKHRTRTSSPFPYSYPNDIVFDFEPEPVFRGSTTGLSATPPASLPGSLTNVKVPQKSPCQQRERKSSSSSEDRNKMKTLGRRDSSDDWEIPEGQITLGQRIGSGSFGTVFKGKWHGDVAVKMLNVTAPTPQQLQAFKNEVGVLRKTRHVNILLFMGYTTKPQLAIVTQWCEGSSLYHHLHIIETKFEMIKLIDIARQTAQGMDYLHAKSIIHRDLKSNNIFLHEDLTVKIGDFGLATVKSRWSGSHQFEQLSGSILWMAPEVIRLQDKNPYSFQSDVYAFGIVLYELMSGALPYSNINNRDQIIFMVGRGYLSPDLSKVRSNCPKAMKRLMAECLKKKREERPLFPQILASIELLARSLPKIHRSASEPSLNRAGFQTEDFSLYACASPKTPIQAGGYGEFSAFK encoded by the exons ACACTTAGAGGCTCTTCTGGACAAGTTTGGAGGAGAACATAATCCTCCTTCCATATACCTAGAG GCGTATGAAGAGTACACCAGTAAGCTGGATGCCCTGCAGCAGAgggagcagcagctgctggaagCTATGGGCAACGGTACAGACTTCTCTTGTTCTCCTTCTCCCATGCCAGCCCTTCTTGAGGTCAAGATGGAAGGTTGTGGGGTCGGAGGAGGGGCTCAGGCCTTTCCCTCAGCCCCCAATACATTGGCTGTCCTTCAGACTCCCACCGATGCCGGCCGAGCCAACCCTCGATCCCCTCAGAAGCCTATCGTCAGGGTATTTCTGCCCAACAAACAGAGAACAGTG GTCCCGGCCCGTTGTGGGATGACTGTGCGAGACTCACTGAAGAAAGCTCTGATGATGCGAGGCCTCATTCCGGAGTGCTGTGCGGTCTACAGGATACAGGACGG AGAGAAGAAGCCGATTGGCTGGGACACAGACATCTCCTGGCTGACAGGAGAGGAGTTACATGTAGAAGTACTGGAGAACGTGCCGCTCACCACACACAACTTT GTGAGGAAGACCTTCTTCACACTGGCCTTCTGTGACTTCTGCCGAAAGCTGCTTTTCCAGGGTTTCCGCTGTCAGACCTGTGGCTACAAGTTCCACCAACGCTGCAGCACAGAAGTTCCCCTTATGTGTGTCAACTATGACCAACTCGA CTTGTTGCTTGTGTCCAAGTTCTTCGAGCATCACCCGTTTACCCAGGAGGAGGTCTCTTCAGAGGGAACCACCCCTGTGTCTGAGGCCTGTCCATCACTTCCACCATCCGACTCCACCGG gtCGATATGCCACACCACTTTGTCCCCGTCCAAGTCCATACCCATCCCACCCAGTTTCCGGTCCAGTGAGGAAGACCACCGCAACCAGTTTGGCCAGCGGGACCGTTCATCCTCTGCCCCAAATGTCCATATCAATACCATCGAGCCTGTCAACATCGAT GACCTGATTCGAGATCAGGGATTACCAAGGTCAGATGGAG CCCCCCCGACCCACCCTGCCCGCTGCTTGAGGAAGCACCGAACACGGACCTCAAGCCCCTTCCCATACTCCTACCCCAATGACATAGTGTTTGATTTTGAGCCCGAGCCTGTTTTCCGAG GCTCCACCACAGGGCTGTCAGCCACACCTCCTGCCTCTTTACCTGGCTCTTTGACCAATGTCAAGGTGCCACAGAAGTCACCCTGCCAGCAGAGGGAGCGCAAGTCATCATCCTCATCTGAGGACCGCAATAAGATG AAAACCCTGGGGAGAAGGGACTCCAGTGATGACTGGGAAATACCTGAGGGTCAGATTACTCTGGGTCAGAGGATAGGTTCTGGATCCTTTGGAACTGTCTTCAAGGGAAAGTGGCATG GTGATGTGGCGGTGAAGATGTTGAACGTCACTGCTCCCACACCACAACAGCTTCAGGCCTTCAAGAATGAAGTGGGAGTCCTCAG GAAAACGCGTCATGTGAACATCCTCCTGTTCATGGGCTACACCACCAAGCCGCAGCTGGCCATCGTGACCCAGTGGTGTGAAGGCTCCAGTCTGTACCATCACCTGCACATCATCGAGACCAAGTTTGAGATGATCAAGCTGATCGACATCGCCCGGCAGACGGCTCAGGGCATGGA ttACCTGCACGCCAAATCAATCATCCACAGAGATCTGAAGAGCAACA ATATTTTCCTCCACGAGGATCTGACGGTGAAGATTGGGGACTTTGGTCTGGCTACGGTCAAGTCCCGCTGGAGTGGCTCCCATCAGTTTGAACAGCTGTCTGGCTCTATACTCTGGATG GCACCAGAGGTGATCCGGCTGCAGGACAAGAACCCCTACAGCTTCCAGTCAGACGTATACGCTTTCGGTATCGTGTTGTACGAGCTCATGTCAGGAGCATTGCCCTATTCCAACATCAATAACAGAGACCAG ATCATATTTATGGTGGGTCGAGGTTACCTGTCTCCTGACCTCAGCAAAGTCCGCAGCAACTGTCCAAAGGCCATGAAGAGATTGATGGCCGAATgcctgaagaagaagagagaggagcgACCCCTGTTTCCTCAG ATCTTGGCATCCATCGAGCTGCTGGCTCGCTCATTACCCAAAATCCACCGCAGCGCCTCGGAGCCTTCGTTAAACCGAGCTGGTTTTCAGACAGAGGACTTCAGCTTGTATGCCTGCGCCTCGCCCAAAACCCCCATCCAGGCCGGTGGCTATG GGGAGTTTTCGGCATTTAA GTGA
- the braf gene encoding serine/threonine-protein kinase B-raf isoform X2, with amino-acid sequence MAALSSAESPPPVFNGDTAEREPGRERGLEELGAGLDSSCTPEIPGGPQDEEIWNIKQMIKLTQEHLEALLDKFGGEHNPPSIYLEAYEEYTSKLDALQQREQQLLEAMGNGTDFSCSPSPMPALLEVKMEGCGVGGGAQAFPSAPNTLAVLQTPTDAGRANPRSPQKPIVRVFLPNKQRTVVPARCGMTVRDSLKKALMMRGLIPECCAVYRIQDGEKKPIGWDTDISWLTGEELHVEVLENVPLTTHNFVRKTFFTLAFCDFCRKLLFQGFRCQTCGYKFHQRCSTEVPLMCVNYDQLDLLLVSKFFEHHPFTQEEVSSEGTTPVSEACPSLPPSDSTGSICHTTLSPSKSIPIPPSFRSSEEDHRNQFGQRDRSSSAPNVHINTIEPVNIDDLIRDQGLPRSDGGSTTGLSATPPASLPGSLTNVKVPQKSPCQQRERKSSSSSEDRNKMKTLGRRDSSDDWEIPEGQITLGQRIGSGSFGTVFKGKWHGDVAVKMLNVTAPTPQQLQAFKNEVGVLRKTRHVNILLFMGYTTKPQLAIVTQWCEGSSLYHHLHIIETKFEMIKLIDIARQTAQGMDYLHAKSIIHRDLKSNNIFLHEDLTVKIGDFGLATVKSRWSGSHQFEQLSGSILWMAPEVIRLQDKNPYSFQSDVYAFGIVLYELMSGALPYSNINNRDQIIFMVGRGYLSPDLSKVRSNCPKAMKRLMAECLKKKREERPLFPQILASIELLARSLPKIHRSASEPSLNRAGFQTEDFSLYACASPKTPIQAGGYGEFSAFK; translated from the exons ACACTTAGAGGCTCTTCTGGACAAGTTTGGAGGAGAACATAATCCTCCTTCCATATACCTAGAG GCGTATGAAGAGTACACCAGTAAGCTGGATGCCCTGCAGCAGAgggagcagcagctgctggaagCTATGGGCAACGGTACAGACTTCTCTTGTTCTCCTTCTCCCATGCCAGCCCTTCTTGAGGTCAAGATGGAAGGTTGTGGGGTCGGAGGAGGGGCTCAGGCCTTTCCCTCAGCCCCCAATACATTGGCTGTCCTTCAGACTCCCACCGATGCCGGCCGAGCCAACCCTCGATCCCCTCAGAAGCCTATCGTCAGGGTATTTCTGCCCAACAAACAGAGAACAGTG GTCCCGGCCCGTTGTGGGATGACTGTGCGAGACTCACTGAAGAAAGCTCTGATGATGCGAGGCCTCATTCCGGAGTGCTGTGCGGTCTACAGGATACAGGACGG AGAGAAGAAGCCGATTGGCTGGGACACAGACATCTCCTGGCTGACAGGAGAGGAGTTACATGTAGAAGTACTGGAGAACGTGCCGCTCACCACACACAACTTT GTGAGGAAGACCTTCTTCACACTGGCCTTCTGTGACTTCTGCCGAAAGCTGCTTTTCCAGGGTTTCCGCTGTCAGACCTGTGGCTACAAGTTCCACCAACGCTGCAGCACAGAAGTTCCCCTTATGTGTGTCAACTATGACCAACTCGA CTTGTTGCTTGTGTCCAAGTTCTTCGAGCATCACCCGTTTACCCAGGAGGAGGTCTCTTCAGAGGGAACCACCCCTGTGTCTGAGGCCTGTCCATCACTTCCACCATCCGACTCCACCGG gtCGATATGCCACACCACTTTGTCCCCGTCCAAGTCCATACCCATCCCACCCAGTTTCCGGTCCAGTGAGGAAGACCACCGCAACCAGTTTGGCCAGCGGGACCGTTCATCCTCTGCCCCAAATGTCCATATCAATACCATCGAGCCTGTCAACATCGAT GACCTGATTCGAGATCAGGGATTACCAAGGTCAGATGGAG GCTCCACCACAGGGCTGTCAGCCACACCTCCTGCCTCTTTACCTGGCTCTTTGACCAATGTCAAGGTGCCACAGAAGTCACCCTGCCAGCAGAGGGAGCGCAAGTCATCATCCTCATCTGAGGACCGCAATAAGATG AAAACCCTGGGGAGAAGGGACTCCAGTGATGACTGGGAAATACCTGAGGGTCAGATTACTCTGGGTCAGAGGATAGGTTCTGGATCCTTTGGAACTGTCTTCAAGGGAAAGTGGCATG GTGATGTGGCGGTGAAGATGTTGAACGTCACTGCTCCCACACCACAACAGCTTCAGGCCTTCAAGAATGAAGTGGGAGTCCTCAG GAAAACGCGTCATGTGAACATCCTCCTGTTCATGGGCTACACCACCAAGCCGCAGCTGGCCATCGTGACCCAGTGGTGTGAAGGCTCCAGTCTGTACCATCACCTGCACATCATCGAGACCAAGTTTGAGATGATCAAGCTGATCGACATCGCCCGGCAGACGGCTCAGGGCATGGA ttACCTGCACGCCAAATCAATCATCCACAGAGATCTGAAGAGCAACA ATATTTTCCTCCACGAGGATCTGACGGTGAAGATTGGGGACTTTGGTCTGGCTACGGTCAAGTCCCGCTGGAGTGGCTCCCATCAGTTTGAACAGCTGTCTGGCTCTATACTCTGGATG GCACCAGAGGTGATCCGGCTGCAGGACAAGAACCCCTACAGCTTCCAGTCAGACGTATACGCTTTCGGTATCGTGTTGTACGAGCTCATGTCAGGAGCATTGCCCTATTCCAACATCAATAACAGAGACCAG ATCATATTTATGGTGGGTCGAGGTTACCTGTCTCCTGACCTCAGCAAAGTCCGCAGCAACTGTCCAAAGGCCATGAAGAGATTGATGGCCGAATgcctgaagaagaagagagaggagcgACCCCTGTTTCCTCAG ATCTTGGCATCCATCGAGCTGCTGGCTCGCTCATTACCCAAAATCCACCGCAGCGCCTCGGAGCCTTCGTTAAACCGAGCTGGTTTTCAGACAGAGGACTTCAGCTTGTATGCCTGCGCCTCGCCCAAAACCCCCATCCAGGCCGGTGGCTATG GGGAGTTTTCGGCATTTAAGTAA